A single window of Fischerella sp. PCC 9605 DNA harbors:
- a CDS encoding NAD-dependent epimerase/dehydratase family protein: MNQKRILVTGASGCIGHYISEALIQETDHELYLLVRNPDKLKIDTQVRPGITVLQGDMQEIRYLADLLKTIDTAVLTATAWGGAATFDINVVKTIELLNYLDPATCEQVIYFSTASVLDNKNQPLKEAGELGTDYIRSKYDCLQRIGKLAIAPKVTEVFPTFVLGGDSNKPYSHVTSGIPEVTKYINIIRFLQADGSFHFIHGQDIATLVRYLIDNPPKEDENRQLVLGQTPLTVNQAVEEVCAYLGKKIYFRIPLSLYLANLLIVLFRIQMAAWDRFCMNYRHFSYQKFVNPGSFGLQNYCATISDVLRISGVKGVTSVK; this comes from the coding sequence ATGAACCAAAAACGCATTTTAGTGACCGGTGCAAGTGGATGTATAGGTCACTACATTAGTGAAGCTTTAATTCAGGAGACAGACCACGAGTTATATCTGTTAGTTAGAAACCCTGATAAATTAAAAATTGATACACAAGTCCGTCCGGGTATCACCGTATTGCAAGGTGATATGCAAGAAATCCGGTATTTAGCCGACTTGCTGAAAACAATAGATACTGCGGTACTAACAGCGACAGCTTGGGGTGGTGCCGCAACCTTTGATATTAATGTAGTTAAAACTATAGAATTACTGAATTATTTAGATCCGGCTACCTGCGAACAGGTAATTTATTTTTCGACTGCAAGTGTTTTAGATAACAAAAATCAACCACTCAAGGAAGCAGGGGAACTCGGTACAGACTACATTCGTTCTAAATATGATTGCTTGCAGAGAATCGGGAAATTAGCGATCGCACCTAAAGTCACCGAAGTTTTTCCTACTTTCGTTTTAGGTGGCGATAGCAATAAACCTTACTCGCACGTGACATCTGGCATTCCCGAAGTTACAAAATATATAAATATAATCCGCTTTTTACAAGCAGATGGTAGCTTTCATTTTATTCATGGTCAGGATATTGCCACACTGGTGCGATATTTAATAGATAATCCACCTAAAGAAGATGAAAATAGACAATTAGTTTTAGGTCAAACACCATTAACTGTAAACCAGGCAGTAGAAGAAGTATGCGCTTACCTGGGCAAAAAAATTTACTTTCGCATCCCTCTATCTCTTTATTTAGCGAACTTATTAATAGTTTTGTTTCGCATTCAAATGGCAGCTTGGGATAGATTTTGTATGAACTATCGGCATTTTTCTTATCAAAAATTCGTCAATCCTGGCAGTTTTGGTTTACAGAATTACTGTGCCACCATCAGCGATGTCTTGCGAATTAGCGGTGTTAAGGGTGTGACATCTGTTAAGTAA
- the hemE gene encoding uroporphyrinogen decarboxylase has translation MGISSNEPLLLRAARGEVVDRPPVWMMRQAGRYMKAYRDLREKYPSFRDRSEIPEVAIEVSLQPWRAFQPDGVILFSDIVTPLPGLGIDMDIAEGKGPIIHSPIRTQEQIDNLRLLDPEESLPFIKTILQALRQEVGNKSTVLGFVGAPWTLAAYAVEGKGSKTYSIIKNMAFSDPTILHQFLGKLADAIATYVRYQIDCGAQVVQMFDSWAGQLSPQDYETFALPYQQRVFQQVKQTHPDTPLILLVSGSAGLLERMTKSGADVITVDWTVDMADARTRLGKHMKVQGNLDPGVLFGSKEFIRDRIIDTVRKAGNWGHILNLGHGVLPETPEENVAFFFETAKQLNAVSC, from the coding sequence ATGGGTATTTCCTCCAATGAACCCCTTCTTCTCAGGGCAGCTCGTGGTGAAGTTGTAGATCGTCCCCCAGTATGGATGATGCGGCAAGCGGGACGATATATGAAGGCTTATCGAGATTTAAGGGAGAAATACCCTTCGTTTCGCGATCGCTCAGAAATACCGGAAGTAGCGATCGAAGTTTCTTTACAGCCGTGGAGGGCATTTCAACCAGATGGCGTGATTCTATTTTCTGATATTGTGACGCCGCTGCCTGGTTTGGGCATTGACATGGATATCGCTGAAGGTAAGGGGCCAATTATTCACTCCCCCATCCGTACTCAGGAACAAATAGATAACCTGCGTCTTCTAGATCCAGAAGAGTCTTTACCGTTTATCAAAACCATTTTGCAGGCATTACGCCAAGAAGTTGGTAACAAATCAACAGTGTTGGGGTTTGTAGGTGCACCGTGGACACTAGCAGCTTATGCCGTGGAAGGAAAAGGTTCCAAAACCTATTCCATTATTAAAAACATGGCGTTCTCAGATCCAACGATACTGCATCAATTTTTAGGCAAACTTGCAGATGCGATCGCTACCTACGTGCGCTATCAAATTGACTGTGGCGCTCAAGTTGTGCAAATGTTTGATTCTTGGGCAGGCCAATTAAGCCCCCAAGATTATGAAACCTTTGCTCTGCCTTATCAACAGCGAGTTTTCCAGCAAGTCAAACAAACCCATCCAGATACACCCCTGATTCTCCTGGTTAGCGGTAGCGCAGGTTTGTTAGAAAGAATGACAAAATCCGGTGCAGATGTCATCACTGTAGACTGGACAGTAGACATGGCAGATGCAAGAACAAGATTGGGCAAGCACATGAAAGTGCAAGGAAATCTCGATCCTGGTGTCCTTTTTGGTTCCAAAGAGTTTATCCGCGATCGCATTATCGACACGGTTCGCAAAGCTGGTAATTGGGGTCACATCCTCAACCTCGGCCACGGTGTTCTCCCAGAAACCCCAGAAGAAAATGTAGCTTTCTTCTTTGAAACTGCTAAGCAACTCAACGCTGTTAGTTGTTAG
- a CDS encoding TspO/MBR family protein — MIPSWLIIGAVTFLVAFGSFFITPRDVKWFAQLTRPRWLVFEPLIPLIWTVIFVCGAASAYLVWQKNPGSLFTWLLMSCYLLLEIITVTYIPLMLRFRSLRIGEIIGSVGIILGVLLTLSVFPISRLAALLLVPYLVWSPVGTYTTEELIQLNPEDA, encoded by the coding sequence ATGATTCCTTCTTGGTTGATAATTGGGGCTGTAACTTTTTTAGTTGCGTTTGGTAGTTTCTTCATCACACCGCGTGATGTCAAATGGTTTGCACAGCTAACTCGTCCTCGTTGGTTAGTTTTTGAGCCTTTAATTCCGCTGATTTGGACTGTGATTTTTGTGTGCGGTGCTGCTTCAGCTTATCTTGTTTGGCAAAAAAATCCAGGAAGTTTATTTACCTGGTTGCTAATGAGTTGCTATCTCTTGCTAGAAATTATCACCGTCACCTACATACCTTTAATGTTGAGATTTCGCAGTCTCAGAATTGGGGAAATAATTGGATCGGTAGGTATTATCTTGGGTGTGCTGCTAACATTATCTGTTTTCCCAATTTCTCGATTAGCAGCTTTGTTACTTGTTCCTTATTTAGTATGGAGTCCAGTTGGAACATACACCACCGAAGAGTTAATACAGCTCAACCCCGAAGATGCTTAG
- a CDS encoding S9 family peptidase, with product MDKIDSLEITVTPPVAEKQPQILELHGDKRIDNYFWMRDRDNPKVIAYLEAENAYTQAMMQHTEGLQTQLYEEMLSRIKETDLSVPYRKDEYYYYSRTEEGKAYPIYCRKKGNLDAPEEVLLDQNEMSQGHDFFSIGVLQVSPNHQILAYSVDTSGSERYTLYFLDLNTHQLYPESIPDTYFSLAWANDNQTVFYTKLDVANRPFQVFRHTLETSVDEDVLIYHEPDDSYYLAVGKTRSQEYILMHLGSKITSEVHYLEANKPRGNFQVIQPRTTGIEYDVDHHSDYFYIVTNEEAINFKLMKTLVALPGKENWQTVIPHREDVMLSGISLFANHLVIYERKDGLPVARVQNLTTDQEHNITFPEPTYSFFEGSNPEFHTTTLRIHYTSLITPPSVFDYDMETLERELKKETEVLGGYDRTQYQSEKLMAPAPDGTQIPISIVYKKGIKKDGKNPLYLTGYGAYGASYPASFSSNRLSLLDRGIIFAIAHVRGGGEMGRKWYEDGKFLHKKNTFTDFIACAEYLIAEGWTTSHAIAISGGSAGGLLVGAVMNMRPDLFKVVVADVPFVDVVTTILDTSLPLSAMEWEEWGNPNDKVYYDYMKSYSPYDNVEAKDYPDTLITAGLNDSRVKYWEPAKWTAKLRELKTDNNILLLKTNMGAGHSGASGRYESLKELAFEYAFVLDRLGLTACEQKQSCG from the coding sequence ATGGATAAAATTGATTCTTTAGAAATTACAGTGACTCCACCCGTTGCTGAAAAACAGCCCCAGATCTTGGAGTTGCATGGCGACAAGCGGATTGATAACTACTTTTGGATGCGCGATCGCGATAACCCAAAAGTAATAGCCTACTTGGAAGCAGAAAATGCTTACACCCAAGCGATGATGCAGCATACGGAAGGTTTGCAAACACAGCTTTATGAAGAAATGCTGTCTCGGATCAAAGAAACAGACCTTTCCGTACCATATCGTAAAGATGAATATTACTATTATTCCCGGACTGAAGAAGGCAAAGCTTATCCTATTTACTGCCGCAAAAAAGGTAATCTCGATGCTCCCGAAGAAGTGCTACTAGACCAGAACGAAATGTCTCAAGGGCATGATTTTTTCAGCATCGGAGTGTTGCAAGTTAGCCCCAATCACCAAATTTTGGCTTATTCAGTAGATACTAGTGGTTCCGAAAGATATACGTTGTATTTTTTGGACTTAAATACACATCAATTGTATCCAGAAAGTATTCCTGATACTTATTTTTCTTTGGCGTGGGCTAATGATAATCAGACAGTATTTTATACGAAACTAGATGTTGCCAATCGCCCATTTCAGGTATTTAGGCATACTTTAGAAACATCAGTTGATGAAGATGTTCTCATTTATCATGAACCAGATGATAGTTATTATTTAGCAGTTGGCAAAACTCGCAGCCAAGAATATATTTTGATGCATTTGGGCAGTAAAATCACATCAGAAGTTCATTATTTAGAGGCTAATAAACCTAGGGGAAATTTCCAAGTAATCCAGCCGCGTACAACAGGCATAGAATATGATGTTGACCATCACAGCGATTATTTTTATATAGTCACAAATGAAGAAGCTATTAACTTTAAACTGATGAAAACCCTAGTAGCTTTACCAGGTAAAGAAAATTGGCAGACTGTAATTCCTCATCGCGAAGATGTGATGCTATCAGGTATTAGCCTGTTTGCCAACCACTTAGTAATTTACGAAAGAAAGGATGGGCTACCAGTCGCAAGAGTACAAAACCTGACCACCGATCAAGAACATAACATTACCTTTCCCGAACCGACCTATTCATTTTTTGAAGGCAGTAATCCAGAATTTCACACTACTACTTTACGGATACACTATACATCTTTAATCACGCCGCCATCTGTATTTGATTACGATATGGAAACGTTAGAGCGTGAGTTGAAAAAAGAAACAGAAGTTCTGGGAGGCTACGACAGAACCCAGTATCAAAGTGAAAAATTGATGGCTCCTGCACCTGACGGTACGCAAATTCCCATATCTATTGTTTATAAAAAGGGCATCAAAAAAGATGGCAAAAATCCTTTATATCTGACTGGATATGGTGCTTACGGAGCAAGTTACCCAGCATCATTTTCATCAAATCGACTTTCTTTGTTAGATCGTGGAATCATATTTGCAATCGCCCATGTTCGCGGCGGTGGAGAAATGGGACGCAAGTGGTATGAAGATGGCAAATTTTTGCACAAAAAGAATACCTTTACAGATTTTATTGCCTGTGCAGAATATTTAATTGCCGAAGGGTGGACAACAAGCCATGCGATCGCGATTTCTGGTGGTAGTGCAGGCGGTTTATTGGTGGGAGCAGTTATGAACATGCGTCCCGACTTATTTAAAGTAGTAGTTGCCGATGTCCCCTTTGTAGACGTAGTCACAACTATACTTGATACCTCTTTACCCCTGTCAGCCATGGAATGGGAAGAATGGGGTAATCCCAACGATAAAGTTTATTACGACTATATGAAATCTTACTCGCCCTACGATAATGTCGAGGCGAAAGATTACCCAGATACCCTCATCACCGCTGGCTTGAATGATTCTCGCGTCAAATATTGGGAACCTGCCAAATGGACAGCGAAACTACGAGAACTCAAGACAGATAACAACATTCTCCTACTCAAAACCAACATGGGCGCAGGACATAGTGGTGCATCCGGACGTTATGAAAGCCTGAAAGAATTGGCGTTTGAGTATGCCTTTGTTCTGGATCGGTTAGGCTTAACTGCTTGCGAACAAAAGCAGTCTTGCGGCTAA